A single window of Verrucomicrobiota bacterium DNA harbors:
- a CDS encoding P-II family nitrogen regulator, with translation MKQVIAIIRMNKMGPTKKALIDTGFPAFTVRKVLGRGRDHVDLRVISGAQEGLPEAIAHLKDDGPRLTPSRMMSLTVPDDAVTKVVETFIKNNQTGQPGDGKIFVLPIEEAIRIRTGEHGAAALS, from the coding sequence ATGAAACAAGTGATTGCCATTATCCGCATGAACAAGATGGGCCCGACGAAAAAGGCCCTGATTGACACCGGTTTCCCCGCCTTTACGGTGCGCAAGGTGCTGGGCCGGGGCCGCGACCACGTGGATTTGCGGGTCATTAGCGGCGCCCAGGAGGGTCTGCCCGAAGCCATCGCCCACCTCAAGGACGACGGTCCGCGGTTGACCCCCAGCCGCATGATGAGCCTGACGGTGCCGGATGACGCCGTGACCAAAGTGGTGGAAACCTTCATCAAAAACAACCAAACCGGCCAGCCGGGGGATGGGAAAATCTTTGTACTCCCGATTGAGGAGGCCATCCGTATTCGTACCGGTGAGCACGGCGCCGCCGCGCTATCCTAA
- a CDS encoding P-II family nitrogen regulator, which produces MPTMIQAIVRPEKSHAVMKALLDAGFPGVTKMDVFGRGKQRGIKIGEVTYDELPKEMLVVVVGDPDKDLVVETMLKSARTGERGAFGDGKIFISKVEETYTVSTGARD; this is translated from the coding sequence ATGCCAACCATGATTCAAGCCATCGTGCGACCGGAAAAGTCCCATGCCGTGATGAAAGCCCTCCTGGACGCCGGATTCCCGGGGGTGACCAAGATGGATGTTTTTGGCCGCGGCAAACAGCGCGGCATCAAGATCGGCGAGGTCACCTACGATGAACTGCCCAAGGAAATGCTGGTGGTGGTAGTGGGTGACCCGGACAAGGATCTGGTGGTGGAAACCATGTTGAAGTCAGCGCGCACCGGCGAGCGCGGCGCATTTGGCGACGGCAAGATATTCATCTCCAAGGTGGAAGAAACGTATACGGTGAGCACTGGCGCCCGCGATTAA
- the nifH gene encoding nitrogenase iron protein: MRKVAIYGKGGIGKSTTTQNTVAGLAEMGKKVMVVGCDPKADSTRLLLGGMAQRSVLDTLREEGEDVELSDICADGFCHTRCVESGGPEPGVGCAGRGIITSINMLEQLGAYKEDQMIDYVFYDVLGDVVCGGFAMPIRDGKAEEIYIVCSGEMMAMYAANNICKGILKFAESGKVRLGGLICNSRKVDNEKEMIQEFAKRLGTQMIHFVPRDNDVQRAEINRKTVIEWNPKCGQADEYRLLANSIDRNKMFVVPKPLKIPELESLLMEYGLFN; the protein is encoded by the coding sequence ATGAGAAAAGTAGCCATCTATGGCAAAGGCGGAATCGGCAAATCAACGACGACGCAAAATACCGTCGCCGGGCTCGCCGAAATGGGCAAAAAAGTCATGGTCGTAGGCTGTGACCCCAAGGCGGATTCCACCCGGCTGCTGCTGGGTGGTATGGCCCAACGCAGTGTGCTCGACACCTTGCGCGAGGAAGGCGAGGACGTGGAGCTGAGTGACATTTGCGCCGATGGCTTTTGCCACACCCGTTGCGTGGAGTCCGGCGGCCCTGAGCCGGGCGTGGGCTGTGCGGGACGCGGCATCATCACCTCGATCAACATGCTCGAACAATTGGGCGCCTATAAAGAGGATCAAATGATTGACTACGTGTTTTACGACGTGCTGGGCGACGTGGTGTGCGGTGGGTTCGCCATGCCCATCCGTGATGGCAAGGCCGAGGAAATTTACATTGTGTGCTCGGGCGAGATGATGGCGATGTACGCCGCCAATAATATCTGCAAGGGCATTTTAAAGTTTGCCGAGAGCGGCAAGGTGCGGCTCGGCGGATTGATCTGCAACAGCCGCAAAGTGGACAACGAAAAGGAGATGATCCAGGAGTTTGCCAAGCGGCTGGGCACGCAAATGATTCATTTCGTGCCGCGCGACAATGATGTGCAACGCGCCGAGATCAACCGCAAGACGGTGATTGAGTGGAATCCCAAGTGTGGCCAAGCGGATGAATACCGGCTCCTGGCGAATTCCATTGACCGAAACAAGATGTTCGTGGTGCCCAAGCCGCTGAAGATCCCCGAACTGGAAAGCCTGCTGATGGAATATGGCCTGTTCAACTGA